The genomic interval CTAGGGCAAATTCAGCCCATCACGCAAGAGCTTACGCCAATATTTGGACAGGCAAAATGGTTCATGGGGCTCCAACCCACGCCAATGGGTCAAATTAAGACGGTCAATACGGCGCTTTTCGTAATGCCCGAACGCTACGATCCCGCCTTCTTGGCGTCGGCGAAATACGTCATTTCCATTGATGGCTTAAACTGGGGTTTAGCGGTTGATTCGGTACAACAACCCAGAACCTTAGACCCCGAGGACGTTAAATGGCGTCAGGGGCGGGGTTTGAGGCCCTGGTTGGCGGGAACCGTGAAAGAGCATATGTGTGCGCTAATAGATATACCTAACATGGGGGTTATTTTGGCGGGCTCAGATAAGAACACCAAGAAATCTAAAGGTGTTTGAACGCTATATTTGCAACGTACTGGCATAGAAGCTGCTTTAATCTATATTAAAGAGACTGCCGTTAACAATTTGACGCTGCTCGTCGAGGAACTTTGAACATGGCTACTAGCTCTGCAAAAAATAAATCTAGCGATGACCCAATCCTGCAGTGGGTTACTTTCAAGCTGGCCGGCGAGACTTACGGTATCAACGTCATGCAGGTGCAGGAGGTGTTGCGCTATTCAGAAATCGCACCGGTACCTGGGGCGCCTTCTTACGTTTTGGGTATTATCAATCTCAGGGGTAATGTGGTCACGGTTATTGATACGCGCCATAGGTTTGGCTTGGAGTCAGGTGAAATCAATGACAATACTCGCATCGTCATCATTGAGGCAGACAACCACGTAGTGGGAATATTGGTCGACAGTGTTGCCGAGGTCGTGTATTTACGTCAGTCAGAAATTGAAACAGCCCCCAATGTTGGCAATGACGAATCAGCAAAATTCATTCAAGGTGTATGCCATAAAAACAGCGAGCTGCTAATTCTCATCGAGCTAAATAAGCTATTGTCCGGTGAAGAATGGGCCGATGTGGAAAATGTGTAGAGCGGAGGCGAGCAGATGGAACAACTAGTAACACAATTTTCTTCACTTGAAGTCATTCTAGTGGGTGTTGTTGCAATGAGTTGGGTTGCCATTGCGCTGGCTATGAGCAGCTTCGCTAAAGTTAGACGCCAAGAGGTTTTGGTGCGCGAAAGCTTAGAGGACCTTAGAAGGGCTATCCATACAAGCAACAGTGGTTTAGTGGGTATGGGGCGTAAACTACTCTCCATTGAAAAAAATGTGGTCATCAAAGGCACCAACAAAAAGGCGTCCAAAGCTGTAGAAACTCCGGTTCCAAGTCTGAAATATAGCCTGCCAAAAGCCGAGTCTCGGTATGCGCAAGCCGCTAACATGGTGAGCCAAGGCTTATCAGTTGCCCAAGTTGCAGCAGCAACCGGCATGTCTCAAGCTGAGGTGAATTTACTCGCTATGTTGCAAAGGCCTGCGATTGAAACGGTAAGCTAGCGTGAGCAAAATAGGTTTGTTGACACTTAGTTTTTTACTGTTTTCCTGTCATGCAGTTGATATACGTGAAACCCATAGCTACCTATATCAAAATCATCCCTTACCAGAAAATGTTTGGAACTCTATCGATGTTGGCGTCACCAATACTCAGTGGTTACTTCAGCATGTCGGCCCGCCGTCATTTATCGAAAAAAGTAACGACCAGCAGACATTCACTTACCGCTATGAAGAACACGTTAAAAAACACACGGCGGTGTTTCTTTTTTATCAGCGGCAAAAAACTGACAGGAAGGAAAAGGTTCACTCTGTTATTTTGAAGAATAATATAGTCGTGGCCCATAGCGATATCACTCCTAGGCCACCAGTGTCTGAAACGGGCGTTAGTTTGCCGGCTAATGATGCAGCCGCTGAAGCAGAGAAAGATACCGGCGCTTCTAATCAGGAGGCATCAGGTGCGCAGCCGGCCGAAGGCGCTAGCCCTGAGTAATACTGAGTTCGATCGGCCGAGCTTTACGCTTCTCTAAACTCCGTTGTGTTGAATTGCTTACCACTAACCCCTGCCGAATCTTTACCCATAAAATACAAGTAACTCGGCATGAGTGCGTCGGGCGTTTTAACGGAGCTTGGATTTTCGGCAGGGTAGGCTTTAGCGCGCATAGGTGTGCGTGTACCACCCGGGTTAATACTATTAATGCGCACTTTGCTGGTGCCATCTTCCTCGTCAGCGAGGGTTTGCATTAAATTCTCGGCTGCAGCTTTGCTGGCGGCGTAGGCTCCCCAATAGGCTCGACCTTTGTAGCCAACGCTAGAGCCCGTAAATAATACGCTAGCAGCCTCTGATTTTCGCAACAGAGGGAGCAGGGCCTTGGTCATCATAAATGGGCTGTGTACATTTACTTGGAACAGACGCATCCACACATCTATGGCGTAATTTTCGATGGGGGTTCTGTCGCCCAAATCTGCCGCATTGTAAAGAATGCCGTCGATTAGCCCAAACTCCTCATTTAAGCGATCGCACATGTCGTTGTAATCTTTCTCGCTCGCACCTTCGAAATTGATGGGGTAAATCGCGGGCTCTGGCAAGGCTTCCGACACGATCAAATCATAGATTTTCTCAAGTTTAGAAATTGTCCGCCCCAATAGAACAACGGTGGCACCGTAGCGCGCGAAGGTTAAGGCCGCGGTTTTCCCTATGCCACTACCCGCACCGGTAACAAGAATGATTTTATCTTTCAGCAGTTGATCGGGGGCTTGATATTCATTGATGTTCATAGAGCTTTGTCCTAAAACCGCTTGGATATTCCAGTGTAGCTATAAATAAATTCCGCTAGCTCTTTAGAGCTTTTGGCAATTATATCCGCTTGCCAGTGTGATGCGCATTCGTTTTGACACATGTAGCCGTAGCTAGCGGCTATGCTAAACATGCCGGCAGCCTTTGCCGCGATAATATCGCGCTCGTGATCGCCTACATACCCCACTTTGCTCGGTGGCAAACTGAGCATTTCTGCTGCTTTATACAGCATCATGGGATCTGGCTTTGGCTTTTCAACATCATCGCCGCAAATTAACAGTGTTGGCTGCGCGGGCAGAAAGCCTAGATACCTTTCGGCGTATTTGCGCGGTTTGTTGGTGGCAATACCCCAAGGCTGCCTTTCGTGCTCAAACCGAGCTAACAGCTCGTGCAGCCCTGTATATACCCGGCTATGTTTGCCGATGTTGTGTGTGTATTGATCGAGAAATTTCTGTTTTAAGTCATTGAAATCTTCGTCTATCTCACGGACTGAAAATGCAAGCTGTGTCATGGCTACGGCACCATGGTTGATCATAGGCAAAATTTCACTTAAGGCAAGTGCCGACATGTTCAGGCTCGCGCGAACAGCGTTTATCGTTGCTTCAAAATCAGGTGCTGTATCGACGAGGGTACCATCGAGATCAAATAAAATAACGTTATTAGCCATGAGGCTTTACTGCATGCACGATGTAATTTACAGACACATCGTTAGGGTCTAATTTATATTTTTTAGTTATTGGGTTGTAAGCGAGGCCAACCATGTTTTGCGTTTCAATGTTAGCGGCTCGCATCCATTGAGCTAATTCAGAGGGGCGAATAAATTTCTTATAGTCATGGGTGCCTTTTGGCAACAGTTGTAAAATATATTCAGCGCCTAATATTGCAAAGGCGTAACTTTTTAAATTTCGGTTTAAGGTAGAAAAAAATAAGTGTCCACCGGGTTTTGTCATGGCCGCGCAGGCTGCGATGACCGAACTAGGGTCTGGTACATGCTCTAACATTTCGAGACAAGTGACAACATCAAACTGTTGTTCATGCTCCTGGGCAAATTCTTCGGCTGTTGTTTGGGTGTAATGAATACTTAATTCAGACTCAAGGGCGTGTAGCCGTGCGATTTTGAGCGGTGCATCCCCCATATCAATGCCGGTGACCAGTGCACCTCGGTGTGCCATAGCTTCGCAAAGCAAGCCGCCACCACATCCTACATCGAGTAATTTTTTCCCGGCAACCTTTGACTTAAGATCAATATAATTTGCCCTGAGTGGGTTTATATCGTGCAAGGGTTTAAATTCGCTCGTCGGGTCCCACCAGCGGGCTGCTAGCGCTTCAAATTTTGCGACTTCTGTACTATCTACATTTGTGTTCATAAAATTGTTACCAAGTCCCGCGGGCTTGTAGATTATTCTTTCAAGAGTTAATTGGCGATTTTAGTCTGCCAATCTTGTGTGTTTTTAATAATGCCATCCTGATCAAGGCTGGTGAGCCGTCTATTTTCTACCAATAGCCGACCGTCCACCCATACGTGGCTAATATTATGCGCGCAGTCGGTGTAGACCAGCTGGGAAATAGGGTCATAGACTGGCGTACTGAGGCCATCTATTTTAAGCACAGCAAAATCTGCGCGCTTGCCAACCTCAATACTGCCGATCTTATCCTCTAAACCTAATGCCTTAGCGCCATTAAGGGTTGCCATGGTTAATACGTCGTGAGCTGACAGCACGTCGGCGCGCTCCGCGGCCACTTTGCCTAGCAGAGCTGCCGTTTTCATCTCGCCGATCATATTAAGATCGTTGTTGCTCGCAGCGCCGTCTGTTCCGAGCGCGATATTGATGCCTGCCCTTTGAATGTTATCGGCAGGGCATATACCGCTGGCTAATTTCATATTGCTTTCGGGGCAATGGATCACATGGCATTGATGATCGGCGAGTAATTGCAAATCCACTGCATCGACTTGAGTCATATGTACGCATTGGGTTTTGGGCCCCAAAATGCCTAGCTTGGCTAAGCGCTCTATGGGTCTCATGCCATATTTAGCTAGGCTGGTCTCCACCTCTTCGGCCGTTTCGTGCAAGTGAATTTGAATACAAAGGTCTAATTCTGACGCGAGGGTCGCTACGCGCTCTAGGTGTTCATCAGACACTGTATAGGGAGCGTGCGGACCAAAGGCGATGGTTATTCTCGAATGATTGCGCATTTCATCGTGAAGCTTTAAGCCCTGGCTGAAGTATTGGTCCACGCTTGGCGTGCCCGGCGTAGGGAAATCCAACACGGGAAAACAAAGTTGGGCCCGAATGCCGGAAGCATGCACCACTTTGGCAGCGGCTTGCGGATAAAAATACATATCGGAAAAGCAGGTTGTGCCAGAGAGCAGCATTTCAGCGATGGCAAGCTCTGTACCTTGACTGACAAAATCGAAGCAAACATGTTGTGCCTCAGCAGGCCAGATATGCTGCTCTAGCCAGACTTTTAGCGGCTGGTCATCGGCAAATCCCTTCAGCAGCGTCATTGCTGCATGCCCGTGGCTATTCACAAGCCCGGGAAATAGCAGATGTTCGGGTAGATCATAATGATTAATAGGCTGGTAGCGCTGAGCCGCAGCGGCGCTGGTGCAAATGTCGATAATCGCGCCGTCATGGACTGCGATAGCACAAGCTTCCAATAGCTTGCCCTGCGGAACGACAGGTGCAATCCACCGAGGCTGAATCAAACAATCTATGGTCTTCATTGAATTTGAAAGCTCCAACGGTCTTGAATGGTTAAAAAGTGATCCATTCGGAGTAAAAAACGTGCAAATTTCAGCGCTTAATGGCCTTTTACCGAGCAGTATAACGTCGAACTGATGCCGGAAGCAGAGGGCGTGCCTATGTTATTGAAAATATGGTAATATCCGGCGCCTATAACTACCTCTTCGCGGGTCTTTCAAGACTGAGCTGAGGCAGCCTAGCCAGATATGATTGTGGGGTTTTTACCTCGGGTTAAAACAACAAAAAGGAAAGCTGTATTCCATGGGTGAATTAGCCAAAGAAATTTTACCTGTCAACATCGAAGACGAGTTGAAGCAATCTTATTTAGATTACGCCATGAGTGTAATCGTCGGGCGGGCCTTACCCGATGTCAGAGACGGCCTTAAACCCGTTCATCGGCGCGTACTTTTCGCCATGAGCGAACTGAATAATGATTGGAATAAAGCCTACAAAAAATCCGCCCGTGTTGTCGGCGACGTGATTGGTAAATACCACCCGCATGGCGATTCTGCTGTGTACGACACCATCGTGCGCATGGCCCAGCCCTTTAGCCTGCGCTACATGTTAGTGGACGGGCAAGGTAACTTCGGTTCCGTCGATGGCGATTCCGCGGCGGCGATGCGTTATACCGAAATTCGCATGGCCAAAATTGCCCATGATCTACTTGCCGATTTAGATAAAGAAACGGTCGATTATGTGCCCAACTATGACGGCACAGAATTAATACCAGCGGTATTGCCAACGCGCATTCCCAATTTGCTGGTGAATGGTTCGTCCGGTATTGCAGTAGGTATGGCGACTAACATCCCGCCTCATAACCTAACCGAGGTTGTGAAGGGTTGTTTAGCGCTGATTGATAACGAAGATATTACCGTTGATGAGCTGATGGAATATATCCCCGGCCCTGATTTTCCAACGGCGGGTATTATCAACGGCCGGGCTGGCATTATCGAAGCCTACCGCACTGGCCGCGGTCGCATTTATATTCGCTCTCGCGCTGTGGTCGAAGTTGACCCAAAAAATAATCGCGAGCGTATCGTCATTTCTGAAATCCCTTATCAGGTTAACAAGGCGCGTCTGATCGAAAAAATCGCTGAACTGGTAAAAGACAAAAAAATTGAAGGCATCAGTGAGCTGCGCGATGAGTCCGATAAAGACGGCTTGCGTGTTGTTATTGAGCTGAAACGTGGCGAAGTTGGCGAGGTTATCCTCAACAATCTTTATGCCCAAACGCAACTGGAGAATGTATTTGGTATTAACGTCGTCGCCCTAGTGGATGGCCAGCCAAAAATATTGAACCTGAAAGAAATGCTGTCGCATTTCGTGCGCCACAGGCGAGAAGTGGTTACTCGGCGTACCGTGTACCTGCTGCGCAAAGCGCGCGAGCGCGGTCATCTGCTGGAAGGTTTAGCGGTTGCCATCGCCAACATCGACGTGGTGATTGAACTCATCAAATCCTCTGCTACGCCAGCGGATGCGAAAGAAGCATTACTCTCCCGTGGTTGGGAGTCTGGCAATATTAGCCAATTCTTGGAGCGTGCCGGCAGTGATGCCTGCCGGCCAGATGGCTTGCCGGAGCAATTCGGCATGCGAGAAAACAAGTATTATTTGTCGCCCGAGCAGGCTCAGGCAATTTTAGAATTGCGCCTGCATCGCTTAACGGGCATGGAGCACGATAAATTACTGGCCGAGTACCAAGAAAGACTAGAGCAAATAGCGGGCTACCTCGAAATCCTAGGCTCTTCAGACGTGTTAATGTCGGTTATTCGCGCCGAACTTGAGCAAGTCATCGTTGATTTTGGCGACGAACGTCGCTCGGAAATTGTGACATCACGTCGCGACTTGACCATCGAAGATTTAATCACTGAAGAAGATCGCGTGGTTACCATTTCGCACGGTGGTTATGCTAAGAGCCAACCATTGAGTGATTACCAGGCACAAAAACGTGGTGGTCAGGGGCGCTCAGCGACAGCCGTTAAAGATGAAGACTTTGTTGAGCATTTGCTGATCGCGAGTACCCATGCGACAGTTTTGTTGTTTACCAATGCCGGTAAAGTTTATTGGTTGAAGGTGTTCCAAATTCCGCTCGCTGGCCGCCAAGCGCGCGGTCGACCAGTGGTGAATTTACTGCCGCTGGAAGAGGGCGAGCGCATTACCTCTATCCTGCCGGTACAGGAATACGATGACGATCATTACATCTTTATGGCCACTGCCAATGGCACCGTTAAGAAAACCGTATTGTCACAGTTCGCTCGTCCGCGTAGCGTAGGTTTGCGTGCTATCGAACTAGATGAAGGCGATCAACTTGTGGAAACCGCCATCACCGATGGTAATTGCGACATTTTACTGCTCGCCAGCAGTGGTAAGGCCGCTCGCTTTAAAGAGTCGGATGTGCGCGCCATGGGCCGGACCTCTAGAGGTGTGCGCGGCATTCGCTTGCACGAAGGTCAGACGGTGGTAGGCATGATTGTGCCGCAAGAAGATGGTTACGTACTGACTGTTAGTGAAAATGGTTACGGAAAACGCACAGAAGTTGCAGAATTCCCAACCAAGGGTCGCGGCACTCAGGGCGTCATCGCCATGTCCACCAGTGACCGAAATGGCGAGCTAGTGGGTGCGGTGCAAGTACTGGCCGGCGAAGAAATCATGTTGATTTCTGATCAGGGCACTATGGTGCGCACCCGCGTTGATGAAGTATCCGTGCTAAGCCGAAACACCCAAGGCGTCCGTCTGATTAAAGTTAAAGATGGCGAGCAATTGGTGGGTGTCGAGCGCATTGAAGAGTCTGAAGAGGACGAATTAGAGGATCAGGGTGAGGATTAGCCCCACCTGATTTATGAAAGAGAATTCAAATGAGCACAGACGAAAAGCCAAGTGATAAAACGCCCCTAGAGCCGTTAGTCGCCTTGAGAAATCGCATTGATTCTATCGACGCCCAAATTGGTGAGCTAATCAGTGAGCGCGCGCGCTGCGCGCAATCCGTAGCCGAGGTTAAAAAGGCGTCTGGTGAGCCCCAGGTAACTTACTACCGCCCTGAGCGCGAAGCACAAGTATTGCGCAAAGCCATGGAGCGCAACACCGGCCCTTTGGGCGACGAAGAAATGGCGCGACTATTTCGCGAAATTATGTCTGCCTGCCTGGCTTTAGAAGAACCCATAAAGGTCGCGTTCTTGGGCCCCGAGGGCACTTTTACCCAGCAAGCGTCACTCAAGCATTTCGGCAGTAGCGCTGTTACTCGGCCTATGTCGGTCATTGATGAAGTTTTTAGAGAGGTGGAAGCCGGCGCGGTAAATTATGGCGTCGTACCTGTCGAGAATTCGACCGAAGGTGTAGTCACCCATACACTCGATAACTTTATCGGCTCTAACCTAAAGATCTGTGGCGAGGTTGAGTTGCGTATCCATCATCATTTAATGGTGTCAGATGTTACGCATACAGAAGCCATTACTCGGATTTACTCCCATTCACAATCGCTGGCGCAGTGTCGCAAGTGGTTAGATGCGCATTATCCAAAAGCTGAGCGCATTGCCGTTAACTCCAACGCCGAGGCTGCAAAGCGTATAAAAGGTGAGTGGAATGCCGCCGCTATTGCCGGCGAAATGGCGGCACAATTGTACGGGCTAAAAATTCTATCGGAAAAAATAGAAGATGAACCGGATAATTCGACGCGCTTTTTAATTATCGGCACCGAGCAGGTGCCACCCAGCGGAGAAGATAAAACATCCATCGTCGCCTCGGTTAAGAATTCGCCTGGCGCGCTGCATGAATTACTCGAACCTTTTCAACGCCACAAAGTTGACCTCACTCGGGTGGAAACTCGGCCCTCGCGCTCGGGGGCATGGACCTACGTGTTTTTCATCGACTTCAAAGGTCACATT from Simiduia curdlanivorans carries:
- a CDS encoding DUF2802 domain-containing protein, which translates into the protein MEQLVTQFSSLEVILVGVVAMSWVAIALAMSSFAKVRRQEVLVRESLEDLRRAIHTSNSGLVGMGRKLLSIEKNVVIKGTNKKASKAVETPVPSLKYSLPKAESRYAQAANMVSQGLSVAQVAAATGMSQAEVNLLAMLQRPAIETVS
- the gyrA gene encoding DNA gyrase subunit A, with the protein product MGELAKEILPVNIEDELKQSYLDYAMSVIVGRALPDVRDGLKPVHRRVLFAMSELNNDWNKAYKKSARVVGDVIGKYHPHGDSAVYDTIVRMAQPFSLRYMLVDGQGNFGSVDGDSAAAMRYTEIRMAKIAHDLLADLDKETVDYVPNYDGTELIPAVLPTRIPNLLVNGSSGIAVGMATNIPPHNLTEVVKGCLALIDNEDITVDELMEYIPGPDFPTAGIINGRAGIIEAYRTGRGRIYIRSRAVVEVDPKNNRERIVISEIPYQVNKARLIEKIAELVKDKKIEGISELRDESDKDGLRVVIELKRGEVGEVILNNLYAQTQLENVFGINVVALVDGQPKILNLKEMLSHFVRHRREVVTRRTVYLLRKARERGHLLEGLAVAIANIDVVIELIKSSATPADAKEALLSRGWESGNISQFLERAGSDACRPDGLPEQFGMRENKYYLSPEQAQAILELRLHRLTGMEHDKLLAEYQERLEQIAGYLEILGSSDVLMSVIRAELEQVIVDFGDERRSEIVTSRRDLTIEDLITEEDRVVTISHGGYAKSQPLSDYQAQKRGGQGRSATAVKDEDFVEHLLIASTHATVLLFTNAGKVYWLKVFQIPLAGRQARGRPVVNLLPLEEGERITSILPVQEYDDDHYIFMATANGTVKKTVLSQFARPRSVGLRAIELDEGDQLVETAITDGNCDILLLASSGKAARFKESDVRAMGRTSRGVRGIRLHEGQTVVGMIVPQEDGYVLTVSENGYGKRTEVAEFPTKGRGTQGVIAMSTSDRNGELVGAVQVLAGEEIMLISDQGTMVRTRVDEVSVLSRNTQGVRLIKVKDGEQLVGVERIEESEEDELEDQGED
- a CDS encoding TRZ/ATZ family hydrolase, with the protein product MKTIDCLIQPRWIAPVVPQGKLLEACAIAVHDGAIIDICTSAAAAQRYQPINHYDLPEHLLFPGLVNSHGHAAMTLLKGFADDQPLKVWLEQHIWPAEAQHVCFDFVSQGTELAIAEMLLSGTTCFSDMYFYPQAAAKVVHASGIRAQLCFPVLDFPTPGTPSVDQYFSQGLKLHDEMRNHSRITIAFGPHAPYTVSDEHLERVATLASELDLCIQIHLHETAEEVETSLAKYGMRPIERLAKLGILGPKTQCVHMTQVDAVDLQLLADHQCHVIHCPESNMKLASGICPADNIQRAGINIALGTDGAASNNDLNMIGEMKTAALLGKVAAERADVLSAHDVLTMATLNGAKALGLEDKIGSIEVGKRADFAVLKIDGLSTPVYDPISQLVYTDCAHNISHVWVDGRLLVENRRLTSLDQDGIIKNTQDWQTKIAN
- the ubiG gene encoding bifunctional 2-polyprenyl-6-hydroxyphenol methylase/3-demethylubiquinol 3-O-methyltransferase UbiG, yielding MNTNVDSTEVAKFEALAARWWDPTSEFKPLHDINPLRANYIDLKSKVAGKKLLDVGCGGGLLCEAMAHRGALVTGIDMGDAPLKIARLHALESELSIHYTQTTAEEFAQEHEQQFDVVTCLEMLEHVPDPSSVIAACAAMTKPGGHLFFSTLNRNLKSYAFAILGAEYILQLLPKGTHDYKKFIRPSELAQWMRAANIETQNMVGLAYNPITKKYKLDPNDVSVNYIVHAVKPHG
- a CDS encoding HAD family hydrolase, with product MANNVILFDLDGTLVDTAPDFEATINAVRASLNMSALALSEILPMINHGAVAMTQLAFSVREIDEDFNDLKQKFLDQYTHNIGKHSRVYTGLHELLARFEHERQPWGIATNKPRKYAERYLGFLPAQPTLLICGDDVEKPKPDPMMLYKAAEMLSLPPSKVGYVGDHERDIIAAKAAGMFSIAASYGYMCQNECASHWQADIIAKSSKELAEFIYSYTGISKRF
- the pheA gene encoding prephenate dehydratase, with the protein product MSTDEKPSDKTPLEPLVALRNRIDSIDAQIGELISERARCAQSVAEVKKASGEPQVTYYRPEREAQVLRKAMERNTGPLGDEEMARLFREIMSACLALEEPIKVAFLGPEGTFTQQASLKHFGSSAVTRPMSVIDEVFREVEAGAVNYGVVPVENSTEGVVTHTLDNFIGSNLKICGEVELRIHHHLMVSDVTHTEAITRIYSHSQSLAQCRKWLDAHYPKAERIAVNSNAEAAKRIKGEWNAAAIAGEMAAQLYGLKILSEKIEDEPDNSTRFLIIGTEQVPPSGEDKTSIVASVKNSPGALHELLEPFQRHKVDLTRVETRPSRSGAWTYVFFIDFKGHIENERVKLALADVAERVSDLKILGSYPKGVL
- a CDS encoding YciK family oxidoreductase encodes the protein MNINEYQAPDQLLKDKIILVTGAGSGIGKTAALTFARYGATVVLLGRTISKLEKIYDLIVSEALPEPAIYPINFEGASEKDYNDMCDRLNEEFGLIDGILYNAADLGDRTPIENYAIDVWMRLFQVNVHSPFMMTKALLPLLRKSEAASVLFTGSSVGYKGRAYWGAYAASKAAAENLMQTLADEEDGTSKVRINSINPGGTRTPMRAKAYPAENPSSVKTPDALMPSYLYFMGKDSAGVSGKQFNTTEFREA
- a CDS encoding chemotaxis protein CheW, yielding MATSSAKNKSSDDPILQWVTFKLAGETYGINVMQVQEVLRYSEIAPVPGAPSYVLGIINLRGNVVTVIDTRHRFGLESGEINDNTRIVIIEADNHVVGILVDSVAEVVYLRQSEIETAPNVGNDESAKFIQGVCHKNSELLILIELNKLLSGEEWADVENV